TCCGCAGCGGCCGCGGGCTCCGCGGCATCCGTCGACTCGGCCTTGGGAGCCTCGACCTTGGCGGGTGCCTCGGCCTTGGCGGGTGGCTCGGCGGCAGGCTTGGCGCTCTTGCGCGCAGCCTTCTCGTCGGCGAGCTTCTTGGCGGCGGCGACCTGGGCGAAGCCCTCCTCGGCGCGCAGCACCTTGGTGCGCATGACGGCCTCGGACAGCTTCAGCTGACGGTCGAGCTCGACCGATGCAGCCGACGTCGACGTGTAGTTGACGACGGCGTAGATGCCTTCGCTCTTCTTGTTGATCTCGTAGGCCAGGCGACGACGGCCCCAGATGTCGACGTTGTCGATGGATCCCCCATCGGTACGAATGACATTGAGGAACTTGTCGAGGCTCGGGGCCACGGTGCGCTCATCGATCTCGGGATCGAGGATCACCATGAGTTCATACTGGTGCGTCACAAACCCACCTCCTTCGGACTAGAACGGCTACAGACGGTCTGTAGCAGGAGGGTGTAGACGGATGCCCGCACGCATGTGACGGCGGACAACCTGTCTAGTGTACGCACCCCGTCGACTTGGCGCTAGTTTCCGCGGGTTCGGTACCACTCCACGAGGCGTCGTTCGGCTTCGTCCGGCCCGAGCGGCCCCTCGTCGAGCCGCAGGTCGAGAAGGAACTTGTACGCCTCCCCCACCTCGCGCCCGGGCGTGAGCCCCAGGATGCGCATGATCTCGTCACCGTTGAGATCTGGCCGCACGGCGGCGATACCTTCGGCCTCCTGAATGGCGGCGATGCGCTCTTCGAGGTCGTCGTAGGCGAAGGAGAGCCGGTCGGCCTTGCGCACGTTGCGTGTGGTGACGTCGGCGCGCGTGAGGATGTGGAGTCGTTCGAGCTGGTCGCCGGCGTCGCGGACGTAGCGACGCACGGCAGAGTCGGTCCATGCGCCGTCGGTGTACCCGAAGAATCGCAGGTGGAGTTCGACGAGGCGAGCGACCGAGGAGATCGTGTCGCTCGGCATCCTGAGTGCCTTGAGTCGCTTCGATGCGAGTTTGGCGCCAACGACGTCGTGGTGGTGGAAGGTCACGACGCCGCCGGATTCGATGCGCCGGGTTGCGGGCTTCCCGATGTCGTGCAGGAGCGCCGCCCACCGCAGCACGAGGTCGGGGGACTCGATGCCCGGCCGAGCTTTCTCGAGCTCGATCGCCTGACGCACCACGGTGAGGGTGTGCTCGTAGACGTCTTTGTGGTGTGCATGCTCGTCGCGTTCGAGCCGCAGGGCAGGAACTTCGGGCAGCACGAGCTGGGCGAGCCCCGTGTCGACAAGCAACCGGATGCCCGGCACCGGGTCATCGGTGAGCATGAGCTTCGACAGCTCATCGCTCACACGCTCCACACTCACGATCTCGATGCGCGGAGCGAGCTCCGCCATCGCACGCTGCGTGTCCGGGGCTACCGTGAAACCGAGCTGCGACGTGAATCGGGCTGCGCGCATCATGCGCAGCGGGTCATCGCCGAAGGAGATCTCGGGTGCTCCGGGTGTGGCGATGGTGCCCTCGAGTAGGTGCTCGACTCCACCCCACGGGTCAACGAGTTTGCGCGCCGGGAGGGCCAGAGCCATCGCGTTGACGGTGAAGTCGCGTCGTTCGAGGTCGGCCTCGAGGCTGTCGCCGAACTCGACACTGGGTTTGCGGGTTGTTCCGTCGTAGGAGTCCGCCCGGTAAGTGGTGATCTCGACGGACTGACCGTGCACACGCGCCGCGATGGTGCCGAAGTCGCGGCCGACGTCCCATACGGCGTCGGCGAGCGGGGCGACGATCGCGAGGATGTCGTCGGGGCGGGCATCCGTTGTGAAGTCGAGATCCCCGGAGCTTCGGCCGAGGAACGCGTCGCGCACCGAACCGCCCACGAGAGCGAGCTCGTGACCTGCGGCGGAGAACGCCTCGGCCAGACGCGCTACCGGGGTCGAGTCGGCGATCGCGTCGAGGCGCTGGATCGCGGCGGCGACACTCTGCATGATGCTCAAGCTTGGCACACACGCTGCGCGGGCGAACGGTGATCCCGGGCCTCTCAGAATGGAACGAATAGACTTTCCGCCATGGTGGGCGCGCGGATCATCCGGGGTGCCGCGGTTCTTCTCCTCGCCCTCGGGGTCAGTGCCGTGGGCCTGCCCGCGACGACGGCGCACGCAGCGGAAGGTGATCCGGTTCCGCTCGCGGTCATCGTTCCGATCGTGGCACCCGCGAGC
This genomic window from Antiquaquibacter oligotrophicus contains:
- a CDS encoding CCA tRNA nucleotidyltransferase, whose translation is MQSVAAAIQRLDAIADSTPVARLAEAFSAAGHELALVGGSVRDAFLGRSSGDLDFTTDARPDDILAIVAPLADAVWDVGRDFGTIAARVHGQSVEITTYRADSYDGTTRKPSVEFGDSLEADLERRDFTVNAMALALPARKLVDPWGGVEHLLEGTIATPGAPEISFGDDPLRMMRAARFTSQLGFTVAPDTQRAMAELAPRIEIVSVERVSDELSKLMLTDDPVPGIRLLVDTGLAQLVLPEVPALRLERDEHAHHKDVYEHTLTVVRQAIELEKARPGIESPDLVLRWAALLHDIGKPATRRIESGGVVTFHHHDVVGAKLASKRLKALRMPSDTISSVARLVELHLRFFGYTDGAWTDSAVRRYVRDAGDQLERLHILTRADVTTRNVRKADRLSFAYDDLEERIAAIQEAEGIAAVRPDLNGDEIMRILGLTPGREVGEAYKFLLDLRLDEGPLGPDEAERRLVEWYRTRGN